In a single window of the Raphanus sativus cultivar WK10039 chromosome 9, ASM80110v3, whole genome shotgun sequence genome:
- the LOC130499937 gene encoding nuclear pore complex protein NUP98B-like has translation MKIGVSEPEQCGCDTCVQHRTLCTQETEPSKEVTGSSVPVSSEPVQRLGSTSDQCSGTHTTPLAPPEPAAQSVDASSTSSSIFSSVSSQPARALCPTGSLPVPLFGCSWPRPCSCTGCSLLGPSIRRSSPFFTASSGSSISSSRQANVTNSFGSAASEPSVSGPMKAPIFTSGSSTASTSSTLPSLVTPSDITRGSVQAPVQANTSKTASDFHPPNVANTGVCAASRTSTNNPFPGFSVDYLPRCPSNLSRPNAPTTTPVPGPSSVLAGGETEQGSRYPRYAPTPDVDGKQIISISASNSHGHKSHEELRWEDYKNGDKGGVGRFHPAHKPRKESRWDKEKNGDKAEVGSFPLADHTPSVFTPPSIPERPRMRTIDLTHRDMNGFPIGYNTPTAFQSPHEHVGVSSPASGCTACGATSSSSPSSHLGLNGTTNLPSAATSLPGLFFSTYGSFPLLFGSPNLAAYGTTATPAVQAYPMMFVTPSSTSQGTTATPAFQAFPMMFGIPNLAAQGTTATPSVQAYPMMFGIPNLAAQGTTTTTSAAQPYPMMFGIPNLAAQGTTTTTSAAQPYPMMFGIPNLAAQGTTTTTSAAQPYPMMFGTPSLAAQGTTTAVQPYPTMYGTPNFGAQGMTPAAQAYPVNGLTLLPFAAMRLQ, from the exons ATGAAGATTGGTGTTTCTGAGCCAGAGCAATGCGGTTGCGACACGTGTGTCCAGCATCGCACTTTATGCACTCAAGAAACCGAACCGAGCAAAGAAGTGACTGGCTCATCGGTTCCTGTTAGTTCAGAACCAGTTCAACGTCTCGGTTCCACCTCAGATCAGTGTTCCGGAACACATACGACTCCACTCGCTCCTCCTGAACCAGCAGCGCAGTCTGTTGATGCATCCTCCACATCATCCTCCATATTCAGTTCTGTTAGTTCCCAACCAGCGCGAGCTCTTTGTCCCACCGGTTCACTGCCAGTTCCTTTATTTGGTTGTTCATGGCCACGTCCTTGTAGCTGTACTGGTTGTTCACTGCTAGGTCCTTCTATTCGTCGTTCATCTCCCTTCTTTACTGCTTCTTCCGGATCATCAATCTCCTCGTCAAGGCAAGCCAACGTTACAAACAGTTTCGGTTCCGCTGCATCCGAACCATCTGTATCTGGGCCAATGAAAGCTCCTATTTTTACTTCTGGCTCTTCAACCGCTTCCACATCCTCAACTCTACCTTCATTAGTTACTCCCTCGGACATTACAAGAGGATCAGTGCAAGCGCCTGTCCAAGCTAACACTTCCAAGACTGCTTCTGATTTTCATCCACCTAACGTTGCCAACACTGGAGTTTGCGCTGCTTCAAGGACTAGCACGAACAATCCATTTCCAGGATTTAGTGTTGATTACTTGCCCAGATGTCCCTCTAACCTTTCTCGACCAAACGCACCAACTACTACACCAGTTCCTGGCCCTAGTTCAGTTTTGGCTGGTGGTGAAACTGAACAAGGTAGTAGGTATCCTCGTTATGCGCCTACACCAGATGTTGACGGCAAGCAGATTATTTCCATATCTGCTTCCAACTCACATGGACATAAAAGTCATGAAGAGTTGAGGTGGGAAGATTACAAAAATGGAGACAAAG GTGGGGTTGGGAGGTTTCATCCGGCTCACAAACCTCGTAAAGAATCGAGGTgggataaagaaaaaaatggagaCAAAG CTGAGGTTGGGTCGTTTCCTCTTGCTGATCATACACCGTCGGTGTTTACTCCTCCAAGCATACCTGAACGTCCTCGGATGAGAACTATTGATCTAACGCACCGAGACATGAATGGTTTTCCTATTGGCTACAACACCCCCACTGCTTTCCAGAGCCCCCATGAACACGTTGGTGTTTCTTCCCCAGCATCTGGATGCACGGCGTGTGGAGCCACGAGTAGCTCCTCTCCTTCTAGTCACTTGGGCTTGAACGGTACCACAAATCTTCCATCAGCTGCCACATCTCTTCCCGGGCTGTTCTTTTCCACCTATGGTTCTTTTCCTTTGCTGTTTGGCTCACCAAATCTTGCAGCTTATGGTACAACAGCAACTCCAGCAGTCCAAGCGTATCCTATGATGTTTGTGACACCAAGTTCCACTTCTCAAGGTACAACAGCAACTCCAGCGTTTCAAGCGTTTCCTATGATGTTTGGAATACCAAATCTTGCTGCTCAAGGTACGACAGCAACTCCATCAGTTCAAGCGTATCCTATGATGTTTGGAATACCAAATCTTGCTGCTCAAggtacaacaacaacaacttcaGCGGCTCAGCCCTATCCTATGATGTTTGGAATACCAAATCTTGCTGCTCAAggtacaacaacaacaacttcaGCGGCTCAGCCCTATCCTATGATGTTTGGAATACCAAATCTTGCTGCTCAAggtacaacaacaacaacttcaGCGGCTCAGCCCTATCCTATGATGTTTGGAACACCAAGTCTTGCTGCTCAAGGTACAACAACAGCTGTTCAGCCCTATCCTACGATGTATGGTACACCAAATTTTGGAGCTCAAGGTATGACTCCAGCAGCTCAAGCCTATCCCGTTAATGGTTTAACTCTTCTCCCATTTGCCGCCATGCGTCTGCAGTAA
- the LOC108828256 gene encoding nuclear pore complex protein NUP98B, with amino-acid sequence MRIDVSEPELCGCDTCVQHRTFITQETEPSKEVIGSSVPVSSEPVQPLGSTSDQSSGTETTPLAPPPVTTPVNNPEPAAQSVGSTIPPAVTPVSSEQPAQALGSTSDQSSGTETTPLAPPITTSVKSVDSTIFFKFPPVQAQALAPTASGSTQAPAFGFGAFAARVPSATSGCSAFSFAPPVTSAPVQAPGTTTTTTTTSAAAAPASPFHSSSPTTFQFPPAFTSLAASTFPSVASSTSSPLDAPPSPFRWGSLQANTSPPFSFLPAQGSDKTGSAFTPPFGYPGGFARPDVGVSHPGFGPSNHFGPNAPTTTPVPVRSPFLAGGGTEQGSRYPRYSPTPDVDGRLIMSISASNSHGHKSHEELRWEDYKNGDKGGFGWFPPVHTSPFSSPTVSPSLFAPPSIPNRPQMRTIDLTNRDMCGFPIGYNTPAAFQRPPEPAGVSSPGSGCTACGATSRSSPSSHLGLNNTTNPPSAATSLPGMFFSTYGSCPLLFGSPNLAAYGTTAIPAVQAYAIMFGTPNFTSQGTTATPAFQAYPIMFGTPNLAAQGTTRAPAVQAYPMMFGTPNIGAQGSTPAAQTYPLMFGTPNLAAQGTTNIGARGATPAAQAYPLMFGTPNLAAQGTTTPAAQPYPTMFGTPNLAGQSTTTTPAGQPYPTTFAVPQAATAPAVQPYAMMFGTPSLGAQDITPGGQAYPAHGLTLPFAAMSLQ; translated from the exons ATGAGGATTGATGTTTCTGAGCCAGAGCTATGCGGTTGCGACACTTGTGTCCAGCATCGGACTTTCATTACTCAAGAAACCGAGCCGAGCAAAGAAGTGATTGGCTCATCGGTTCCTGTTAGTTCCGAACCAGTTCAACCTCTTGGTTCCACCTCAGATCAGAGTTCCGGAACAGAGACGACTCCACTCGCTCCTCCTCCAGTCACCACACCGGTTAATAATCCTGAACCAGCAGCGCAGTCTGTTGGCTCAACCATCCCACCTGCTGTTACACCAGTTAGTTCCGAACAACCAGCACAAGCTCTTGGTTCCACCTCGGATCAAAGTTCCGGTACAGAGACCACTCCACTCGCTCCTCCTATCACCACGTCGGTTAAGTCTGTTGACTCGACCATCTTCTTCAAGTTCCCACCGGTACAAGCACAAGCTCTTGCCCCTACTGCTTCCGGTTCAACGCAGGCCCCTGCTTTTGGTTTTGGTGCATTCGCTGCTCGCGTACCATCTGCCACCTCCGGTTGTTCAGCATTTAGTTTCGCCCCTCCTGTTACATCGGCACCAGTGCAAGCTCCAGGCACAAccactactactactactacatcCGCGGCCGCTGCTCCTGCATCTCCATTTCACAGTTCCTCACCAACCACATTCCAATTCCCTCCTGCTTTTACATCCCTTGCTGCTTCTACTTTTCCTTCTGTTGCATCATCAACTTCATCTCCACTTGATGCTCCTCCCTCACCATTTAGATGGGGATCACTGCAAGCTAACACTTCCCCACCCTTTAGCTTCTTGCCAGCGCAAGGTTCTGACAAGACTGGTTCTGCTTTTACTCCACCGTTTGGCTACCCTGGTGGTTTTGCCAGACCTGATGTTGGTGTCTCTCATCCAGGGTTTGGTCCCTCTAACCATTTTGGACCAAACGCACCAACTACTACACCTGTTCCTGTTCGCAGTCCATTTTTGGCTGGTGGTGGAACTGAACAAGGTAGTAGGTATCCTCGTTATTCACCTACACCAGATGTTGACGGCAGGCTGATAATGTCCATATCTGCTTCCAACTCACATGGACATAAAAGTCATGAAGAATTGAGGTGGGAAGATTACAAAAATGGAGACAAAG GTGGGTTTGGGTGGTTTCCTCCTGTTCATACATCTCCCTTTTCCTCACCAACGGTGTCACCGTCGCTATTTGCTCCTCCAAGCATACCTAATCGTCCTCAGATGAGAACTATTGATCTAACGAACCGAGACATGTGTGGTTTTCCTATTGGCTACAACACCCCCGCTGCTTTCCAGAGACCCCCTGAACCCGCTGGTGTTTCTTCCCCAGGATCTGGATGCACAGCGTGTGGAGCCACGAGTAGGTCCTCTCCTTCTAGTCACTTGGGCTTGAACAATACCACAAATCCTCCATCAGCTGCGACATCTCTTCCCGGGATGTTCTTTTCTACCTATGGTTCTTGTCCTTTGCTGTTTGGCTCACCAAATCTTGCAGCTTATGGTACAACAGCAATTCCAGCAGTCCAAGCCTATGCTATTATGTTTGGGACTCCAAATTTTACTTCTCAAGGTACAACGGCAACTCCAGCTTTTCAAGCCTATCCTATTATGTTTGGGACTCCAAATCTTGCTGCTCAAGGTACTACAAGAGCTCCAGCTGTTCAAGCTTATCCTATGATGTTTGGCACGCCAAATATTGGAGCTCAAGGTTCAACTCCAGCAGCTCAAACCTATCCTTTGATGTTTGGCACCCCAAATCTTGCTGCTCAAGGTACAACAAATATTGGAGCTCGAGGTGCAACTCCAGCAGCTCAAGCCTATCCTTTGATGTTTGGCACCCCAAATCTTGCTGCTCAAGGTACAACAACTCCAGCAGCTCAGCCCTATCCTACGATGTTCGGAACACCAAATCTAGCTGGCCAAAGTACAACAACAACTCCAGCAGGTCAGCCATATCCTACGACGTTTGCTGTTCCTCAAGCTGCAACAGCTCCAGCAGTTCAGCCGTATGCTATGATGTTTGGTACACCAAGTCTCGGAGCTCAAGATATCACTCCAGGAGGTCAAGCCTATCCCGCTCATGGTTTAACTCTCCCATTCGCCGCCATGAGTCTGCAGTAA
- the LOC108826610 gene encoding cysteine-rich repeat secretory protein 9, whose protein sequence is MARIITTLSTPLFFFFLFSLLSHQTMSQPEHLTTFCNPSDNFTQTSSYEANRDLLLSSLRVSSSLGTYSNATVGRSPNTVHGMFLCRGDTTATSCSDCVQTATIEIATNCTLNKAAVIYYEECMVRYSNVYFFSVLEVRPSIVLYSLRSAPNSNTFNETLADKFNQLILNVSSSSLVPYFLEDQELVTQAAGSYKFESMVQCSPGLDRFNCTICLRYALLRVSTCCGSPSSALIFTPKCLLRYQTSVLSSPPPLPPSSPPPLSLPPPPPSPALFLPPPGLSQPPPPPLVFTRPQSSGSFSNVIKGNQIFGRIAMTMAVLVFALVNL, encoded by the exons ATGGCAAGAATCATAACTACACTCTCTACAcctctgtttttcttcttcctcttctctctgCTCTCTCACCAAACCATGTCTCAACCTGAACACTTGACTACTTTCTGCAATCCTTCCGACAACTTCACACAAACCAGTTCATACGAAGCAAACCGAGACCTTTTACTCTCCTCTCTCCGCGTCAGTTCCTCCCTCGGAACCTATTCAAACGCCACAGTCGGTCGTAGTCCCAACACAGTCCACGGCATGTTCCTCTGCAGAGGAGACACCACCGCGACGTCTTGCTCTGACTGCGTCCAGACCGCTACAATCGAGATCGCTACAAACTGTACTCTTAACAAAGCAGCGGTCATATACTACGAAGAGTGCATGGTTCGGTACTCTAACGTTTACTTCTTCTCTGTTCTTGAGGTCAGACCGAGCATCGTCCTTTACTCTCTTCGCTCTGCTCCGAACTCGAATACGTTCAATGAGACGTTAGCTGATAAATTCAACCAACTGATTCTCAACGTATCTTCGTCCTCTTTGGTTCCGTATTTTCTGGAAGATCAAGAACTTGTGACTCAAGCAGCGGGTTCTTATAAGTTTGAGTCAATGGTTCAGTGTAGTCCTGGTCTTGACCGGTTTAACTGTACCATTTGTCTCAGATATGCGCTCTTAAGAGTTTCAACTTGTTGCGGTTCACCAAGTTCTGCTCTGATCTTTACTCCTAAATGTCTTTTGAGGTATCAAACCTCTGTTTTGTCGTCGCCGCCACCGTTGCCTCCATCCTCTCCACCTCCTCTATCGTTGCCGCCGCCTCCACCGTCACCGGCTCTATTTTTACCGCCTCCTGGTTTATCGCAACCGCCACCACCGCCGCTGGTTTTCACGCGGCCACAGAGCAGCGGGTCGTTTTCTAACGTTATTAAAG GAAACCAAATATTTGGGAGAATTGCTATGACGATGGCAGTTTTGGTGTTTGCACTTGTGAATTTGTGA